One genomic window of Anthonomus grandis grandis chromosome 3, icAntGran1.3, whole genome shotgun sequence includes the following:
- the LOC126733830 gene encoding golgin subfamily A member 4-like isoform X1, with product MCQSILQCTVKVLVKQKMGNLCGQERPNIQQEEVNNQNRNFIQLQQKISQMQRKIEDQERQILEILLDRQKLEVCLSNLELTNVQINNQEEQVKNFETNYEETLKKIASVETCIKNVRSYIIEWEKRMLATNQINKTQAEKLDHMQDKLTSLEVLCSKQEFMEKCLDYYGSVLQKVEELEKIIQETPKQDIQAKCDVLYDNYLVLYKKIHKLEKTFEGTSIQELFDILKGNYMLLEDRVCQMEQENWKEKYDSLNEKYIGLQRRVQYLGQFNRKIFSNSWKRQGVNKKKKGTVKPEKEGEDQCWTSVESLPTLVIESRK from the exons ATGTGCCAATCTATTCTACAATGTACAGTGAAAGTTTTGGTGAAACAAAAAATGGGCAATTTATGTGGCCAAGAAAGACCTAATATCCAGCAGGAGGAGGTGAATAATCAAAACCGAAACTTCATACAGCTTCAACAAAAAATCTCCCAAATGCAACGGAAAATTGAGGATCAAGAGAGGCAAATCCTAGAAATCTTATTGGACAGGCAAAAACTGGAG GTTTGCCTCAGCAATTTAGAACTTACTAATGTCCAAATAAATAACCAAGAGGAGCAAGTGAAAAACTTTGAAACGAACTACGAAGAAACCTTAAAGAAAATCGCTTCAGTAGAGACGTGCATTAAAAACGTACGCAGTTACATTATCGAATGGGAAAAACGAATGTTAGCTACCAACCAAATAAACAAAACCCAAGCGGAAAAGTTGGATCACATGCAAGACAAACTGACCTCCCTGGAAGTGCTGTGCAGCAAGCaagaatttatggaaaaatgtcTGGATTACTATGGGAGTGTACTGCAAAAAGTGGAagaactggaaaaaattatccAAGAAACCCCTAAACAAGACATCCAAGCCAAGTGCGACGTTTTATACGACAACTACttggttttatataaaaaaatacacaagcTGGAGAAAACGTTCGAGGGCACCTCCATACAAGAACTCTTTGACATTTTAAAAGGGAATTACATGTTATTGGAGGATAGGGTGTGCCAAATGGAACAAGAAAACTGGAAAGAGAAGTACGATTcacttaatgaaaaatatatcgGGTTACAGAGGAGGGTGCAGTATTTGGGCCAATTTAACCGGAAAATCTTTTCGAACTCTTGGAAGAGGCAGGGCgtgaataagaaaaaaaaagggacTGTAAAGCCTGAGAAGGAGGGTGAGGACCAGTGCTGGACTTCTGTCGAGAGTTTGCCTACGTTGGTTATAGAATCgaggaaataa
- the LOC126733830 gene encoding golgin subfamily A member 4-like isoform X2, whose product MCQSILQCTVKVLVKQKMGNLCGQERPNIQQEEVNNQNRNFIQLQQKISQMQRKIEDQERQILEILLDRQKLEVCLSNLELTNVQINNQEEQVKNFETNYEETLKKIASVETCIKNVRSYIIEWEKRMLATNQINKTQAEKLDHMQDKLTSLEVLCSKQEFMEKCLDYYGSVLQKVEELEKIIQETPKQDIQAKCDVLYDNYLVLYKKIHKLEKTFEGTSIQELFDILKGNYMLLEDRVCQMEQENWKEKYDSLNEKYIGLQRRVQYLGQFNRKIFSNSWKRQGVNKKKKGTVKPEKEGEDQCWTSVESLPTLVIESRK is encoded by the exons ATGTGCCAATCTATTCTACAATGTACAGTGAAAGTTTTGGTGAAACAAAAAATGGGCAATTTATGTGGCCAAGAAAGACCTAATATCCAGCAGGAGGAGGTGAATAATCAAAACCGAAACTTCATACAGCTTCAACAAAAAATCTCCCAAATGCAACGGAAAATTGAGGATCAAGAGAGGCAAATCCTAGAAATCTTATTGGACAGGCAAAAACTGGAG GTTTGCCTCAGCAATTTAGAACTTACTAATGTCCAAATAAATAACCAAGAGGAGCAAGTGAAAAACTTTGAAACGAACTACGAAGAAAC CTTAAAGAAAATCGCTTCAGTAGAGACGTGCATTAAAAACGTACGCAGTTACATTATCGAATGGGAAAAACGAATGTTAGCTACCAACCAAATAAACAAAACCCAAGCGGAAAAGTTGGATCACATGCAAGACAAACTGACCTCCCTGGAAGTGCTGTGCAGCAAGCaagaatttatggaaaaatgtcTGGATTACTATGGGAGTGTACTGCAAAAAGTGGAagaactggaaaaaattatccAAGAAACCCCTAAACAAGACATCCAAGCCAAGTGCGACGTTTTATACGACAACTACttggttttatataaaaaaatacacaagcTGGAGAAAACGTTCGAGGGCACCTCCATACAAGAACTCTTTGACATTTTAAAAGGGAATTACATGTTATTGGAGGATAGGGTGTGCCAAATGGAACAAGAAAACTGGAAAGAGAAGTACGATTcacttaatgaaaaatatatcgGGTTACAGAGGAGGGTGCAGTATTTGGGCCAATTTAACCGGAAAATCTTTTCGAACTCTTGGAAGAGGCAGGGCgtgaataagaaaaaaaaagggacTGTAAAGCCTGAGAAGGAGGGTGAGGACCAGTGCTGGACTTCTGTCGAGAGTTTGCCTACGTTGGTTATAGAATCgaggaaataa
- the LOC126733830 gene encoding golgin subfamily A member 4-like isoform X3, with amino-acid sequence MGNLCGQERPNIQQEEVNNQNRNFIQLQQKISQMQRKIEDQERQILEILLDRQKLEVCLSNLELTNVQINNQEEQVKNFETNYEETLKKIASVETCIKNVRSYIIEWEKRMLATNQINKTQAEKLDHMQDKLTSLEVLCSKQEFMEKCLDYYGSVLQKVEELEKIIQETPKQDIQAKCDVLYDNYLVLYKKIHKLEKTFEGTSIQELFDILKGNYMLLEDRVCQMEQENWKEKYDSLNEKYIGLQRRVQYLGQFNRKIFSNSWKRQGVNKKKKGTVKPEKEGEDQCWTSVESLPTLVIESRK; translated from the exons ATGGGCAATTTATGTGGCCAAGAAAGACCTAATATCCAGCAGGAGGAG GTGAATAATCAAAACCGAAACTTCATACAGCTTCAACAAAAAATCTCCCAAATGCAACGGAAAATTGAGGATCAAGAGAGGCAAATCCTAGAAATCTTATTGGACAGGCAAAAACTGGAGGTTTGCCTCAGCAATTTAGAACTTACTAATGTCCAAATAAATAACCAAGAGGAGCAAGTGAAAAACTTTGAAACGAACTACGAAGAAAC CTTAAAGAAAATCGCTTCAGTAGAGACGTGCATTAAAAACGTACGCAGTTACATTATCGAATGGGAAAAACGAATGTTAGCTACCAACCAAATAAACAAAACCCAAGCGGAAAAGTTGGATCACATGCAAGACAAACTGACCTCCCTGGAAGTGCTGTGCAGCAAGCaagaatttatggaaaaatgtcTGGATTACTATGGGAGTGTACTGCAAAAAGTGGAagaactggaaaaaattatccAAGAAACCCCTAAACAAGACATCCAAGCCAAGTGCGACGTTTTATACGACAACTACttggttttatataaaaaaatacacaagcTGGAGAAAACGTTCGAGGGCACCTCCATACAAGAACTCTTTGACATTTTAAAAGGGAATTACATGTTATTGGAGGATAGGGTGTGCCAAATGGAACAAGAAAACTGGAAAGAGAAGTACGATTcacttaatgaaaaatatatcgGGTTACAGAGGAGGGTGCAGTATTTGGGCCAATTTAACCGGAAAATCTTTTCGAACTCTTGGAAGAGGCAGGGCgtgaataagaaaaaaaaagggacTGTAAAGCCTGAGAAGGAGGGTGAGGACCAGTGCTGGACTTCTGTCGAGAGTTTGCCTACGTTGGTTATAGAATCgaggaaataa